A region of Alteromonadaceae bacterium 2753L.S.0a.02 DNA encodes the following proteins:
- a CDS encoding SSS family solute:Na+ symporter, translated as MIQLTTLDWIVLIGFFLLMLGIVIMALMQREEDTADYFLAGRNAGWLVIGASIFASNIGSEHLVGLSGSGAESGMALAHWELQSWIILLLGWIFVPFYWSSKVYTMPEFLERRYNAASRTFLSFISLVSYVLTKVAVTVYAGGIAFKTILGIESLWGIDFFWVSALGLVIITGIYTVVGGMKAIMWTSVLQTPVLIIGSLVILIVGLDKVGGWAEMERINDANMHLIRSTSDSQFPWPGIIFGSFIIGFWYWCTDQYIVQRVLSAKGIKEARRGTIFAGYLKLLPVFIFLVPGLIAYALNVKGIIHYDSADQAFPTLVAELLPSGIKGVVIGGLVAALMSSLASLFNSSATLFTIDFYKKFKPESTEQHLLKVGRLATITIVVLGVLWIPLMSFIADVLYEYLQSVQSLIAPGIAAVFLLGLLSKKFTPASGFIGLVSGFVLGMLRLVLLPFKDSIANTPLAWITEMNWLYYCILLFVVVSLIMVVVSFFSKAAEYEKIRGLTFSGIDRQTLRSIIQDLDKWDYIHTAGILGITVFIYYRFW; from the coding sequence ATGATACAACTAACGACCTTAGATTGGATTGTACTTATTGGGTTTTTCCTCCTTATGCTAGGCATTGTCATAATGGCTCTCATGCAGCGCGAGGAAGATACCGCAGACTATTTTCTTGCAGGGCGCAATGCCGGTTGGCTGGTTATCGGCGCTTCAATCTTTGCATCCAATATTGGCTCTGAACACCTTGTTGGGCTTTCGGGCTCTGGCGCTGAGTCGGGCATGGCACTAGCCCATTGGGAGTTGCAATCCTGGATCATATTGCTGCTCGGTTGGATATTCGTACCCTTTTATTGGAGCAGCAAAGTCTACACCATGCCAGAGTTTCTGGAGCGGCGCTACAATGCCGCATCCCGCACCTTTCTGTCATTTATCTCACTGGTTAGCTACGTGCTTACCAAGGTCGCAGTTACTGTGTACGCTGGTGGTATTGCGTTTAAAACCATATTGGGCATTGAAAGCTTGTGGGGTATTGATTTCTTTTGGGTTTCTGCGCTGGGTTTAGTGATTATTACGGGTATTTATACTGTTGTCGGCGGCATGAAAGCAATTATGTGGACATCGGTGTTGCAAACGCCTGTATTAATTATCGGCTCGCTGGTAATTCTTATTGTGGGGCTGGACAAAGTAGGCGGCTGGGCGGAAATGGAACGTATTAATGACGCCAATATGCATTTGATACGCAGCACCAGCGATAGTCAGTTTCCCTGGCCAGGCATTATATTCGGCTCATTCATTATTGGTTTTTGGTATTGGTGTACCGACCAATACATCGTGCAACGTGTGCTCTCGGCTAAAGGTATTAAGGAAGCTCGCCGGGGCACTATATTTGCCGGTTATTTAAAATTGTTGCCAGTTTTTATATTTTTAGTACCCGGTTTAATCGCTTACGCATTGAATGTAAAGGGTATTATTCATTATGACAGTGCAGACCAGGCCTTCCCTACTCTGGTTGCAGAACTGCTCCCTTCTGGTATTAAAGGTGTCGTTATCGGTGGCTTAGTGGCAGCTTTAATGAGCTCCCTGGCGTCGTTGTTCAACTCTTCCGCTACTTTATTTACTATCGATTTCTACAAAAAATTTAAGCCCGAATCCACTGAACAACATTTATTAAAAGTGGGCAGACTTGCCACTATTACAATTGTTGTGCTGGGTGTGCTGTGGATTCCCCTCATGAGCTTCATCGCCGATGTACTCTATGAATATCTACAAAGTGTACAGTCATTGATTGCCCCGGGAATCGCCGCGGTATTTCTTCTGGGCCTGTTGAGCAAAAAATTCACGCCAGCATCAGGTTTTATTGGTTTGGTTAGTGGATTTGTATTGGGCATGTTGCGTTTGGTGCTGCTACCTTTCAAAGATAGCATTGCAAACACACCCCTAGCCTGGATAACCGAAATGAACTGGCTGTACTACTGCATATTGTTGTTTGTGGTAGTGTCACTCATTATGGTCGTAGTGAGCTTTTTTAGCAAAGCTGCCGAATATGAGAAAATCCGCGGTCTAACTTTTTCTGGGATAGACAGACAAACATTACGTTCAATTATTCAAGACCTCGATAAATGGGACTACATTCACACGGCCGGTATATTAGGTATAACAGTCTTTATCTATTATCGCTTTTGGTAA
- a CDS encoding DNA-binding FadR family transcriptional regulator, whose translation MLDRNHNLSFRMTQLLGQAIVCEEYQPEDSLPTEAELCEKFGVSRTAVREAVKMLSAKGLICSKPRQGIRIQPKDEWNILDSDVLSWMLEGKPTLEVLREFLQMRIAVEPEAAALGARINRSGRIAAIGDALDRMRCHKAGSEEASEADLDFHIAILYASENRFYIRMRDLVRTALKVSISFTTEIKGDYEAIVEDHAKVYNAIRNGQPERAKNAMFLLIDEALEFIEREIEHQNA comes from the coding sequence ATGCTTGATCGAAACCATAATCTTTCGTTTCGCATGACCCAGTTATTAGGGCAGGCCATTGTATGTGAAGAGTATCAACCGGAAGACAGCTTGCCGACGGAAGCTGAATTGTGTGAAAAGTTTGGTGTGAGCAGAACAGCTGTGCGTGAAGCTGTAAAAATGCTTTCAGCAAAAGGTCTGATATGCAGTAAACCACGCCAGGGTATTCGCATACAACCTAAAGATGAATGGAATATTCTCGATTCAGATGTGCTCAGTTGGATGCTTGAGGGCAAGCCAACACTTGAAGTTTTAAGGGAATTCTTGCAAATGCGCATAGCGGTCGAACCGGAAGCTGCTGCTTTGGGAGCAAGGATTAATCGTTCAGGTCGAATAGCTGCTATAGGTGATGCACTGGATCGCATGCGGTGCCACAAAGCAGGAAGTGAGGAAGCTTCTGAAGCCGATTTGGATTTCCATATTGCAATATTGTATGCGAGCGAAAATAGATTTTATATTCGCATGCGTGACCTAGTACGCACTGCCCTGAAGGTCAGTATTTCCTTCACAACCGAGATAAAAGGCGATTACGAAGCAATTGTAGAAGATCACGCGAAAGTTTATAACGCTATACGCAACGGTCAGCCAGAACGGGCAAAAAATGCGATGTTTTTATTAATCGACGAAGCGCTGGAGTTTATAGAAAGAGAAATAGAGCACCAAAATGCCTAA
- a CDS encoding two-component system sensor histidine kinase QseC — MLAFPEHVKPIMLFAILLPVIPTSVALWLLSRSVPQKVLNKIQEISTRVEDDQGKGRIDTQDIPKEIMPFVNSINRLLNYHRNRHQQERDFTAHASHELRTPLAGILLQTEIALATNDPQKRENALKNVVKSITRATRLVEQLLAISRLNNEKNDLAKEHVDLLSLFKRATKDQITTAQQKGIELTFNAQSESIFIEANEDSLYILADNLIRNALTFTPSFGRVEVCVSLNTEGTTALLKVKDSGPGIPHHMRERVMQRFEKGDTGSKSGTGLGLFIVKRIADLHDGDVFLRDNEDGKGLMVVVCLPQITGIQL, encoded by the coding sequence ATGTTGGCATTCCCCGAGCACGTTAAACCAATAATGTTGTTCGCGATTTTATTACCTGTAATTCCCACGAGCGTTGCTTTATGGTTGCTATCCCGGTCTGTTCCCCAGAAAGTATTGAATAAAATTCAAGAAATTTCGACGCGAGTGGAAGATGATCAAGGAAAAGGCAGGATTGATACGCAAGATATTCCCAAAGAAATCATGCCTTTCGTAAATTCTATTAATCGTTTATTAAATTATCACCGTAATCGCCACCAACAAGAACGCGATTTTACTGCGCATGCTTCACATGAACTGCGAACCCCACTTGCTGGCATTCTACTTCAAACTGAAATTGCGTTGGCAACAAATGACCCACAAAAACGTGAAAATGCATTAAAAAATGTAGTCAAATCCATTACCCGTGCCACTCGTCTTGTAGAGCAGCTTTTAGCAATATCAAGACTTAACAATGAAAAAAATGATTTAGCGAAAGAGCATGTCGATTTATTAAGTTTATTCAAGCGGGCTACTAAGGACCAAATTACAACGGCTCAACAAAAAGGTATCGAACTAACGTTTAATGCGCAATCAGAAAGCATTTTTATCGAAGCCAATGAAGACAGTTTATATATTCTTGCAGACAACCTCATTCGCAATGCACTTACATTCACGCCAAGTTTTGGCCGAGTAGAAGTATGTGTTTCCTTAAACACCGAAGGCACAACTGCTCTTCTAAAAGTAAAAGACAGTGGCCCAGGTATACCCCATCATATGCGTGAGCGTGTAATGCAGCGTTTTGAAAAAGGTGATACTGGATCTAAAAGCGGTACTGGTTTGGGTTTATTTATTGTAAAACGTATAGCTGATTTACACGATGGTGACGTTTTCCTGCGCGATAATGAAGATGGCAAAGGCTTGATGGTTGTTGTGTGTCTTCCTCAAATTACTGGCATCCAACTTTAG
- a CDS encoding two-component system response regulator QseB, whose product MRVLIVEDDKIIGDGITEALSMNGYVTDWVEDVESASTALKANLYELLILDLGLPDGSGFDILKKLRQNHDDTPVLILTAYDDVSYRVKGLDSGADDYLVKPFKLDELMARLRALRRRANGRSQPMLTAGEITLNPATNKVTLGGKEVNLGPKEFSILHTLMEKKGRVVTKVQLEESLYGWDMEIESNTVEVHIHGLRKKLGRHVIQTLRNVGYRVPADEG is encoded by the coding sequence ATGCGCGTATTGATAGTCGAAGATGACAAAATAATTGGGGATGGGATTACAGAAGCATTATCCATGAATGGCTATGTTACTGACTGGGTTGAAGATGTTGAGTCTGCTAGCACAGCTTTAAAAGCCAATCTGTATGAGCTGCTGATTCTGGACCTGGGCCTGCCCGATGGTTCTGGCTTTGATATCTTGAAAAAGCTACGCCAAAATCACGACGATACTCCAGTACTTATACTTACCGCCTATGACGATGTTTCCTATCGCGTGAAGGGGCTTGATTCGGGAGCAGACGATTATCTGGTCAAACCCTTCAAACTAGATGAACTTATGGCTCGTTTGCGAGCATTACGTAGGCGGGCCAATGGCCGTAGCCAACCAATGCTTACTGCTGGAGAAATTACTTTAAATCCTGCAACCAACAAGGTTACTTTGGGAGGCAAGGAAGTCAACCTAGGTCCCAAAGAGTTTTCAATACTACATACCTTAATGGAAAAGAAAGGCCGTGTAGTCACCAAAGTGCAATTGGAAGAGAGCTTGTATGGCTGGGATATGGAGATAGAAAGTAACACTGTTGAAGTACATATTCACGGCCTACGTAAAAAACTTGGCCGGCATGTAATTCAAACACTACGAAACGTTGGCTACCGGGTGCCTGCAGATGAAGGTTAG
- a CDS encoding lysophospholipase L1-like esterase, with the protein MKKRSLLSISITLVAVIPVIFTLAACLYKPSDHKQANIWTTTWATATEDIKEGFWMSKGHFPPKPLQNDTLRMFMRTSIGGDKVRIKFSNVFGQSPVIIRTAHLAEAVTPNASASNGGIKTNTDIMLTFSGKRDVVIPPGSFTYSDPVVFDLSPLEVVSISIQYGDIDEKPITGHRGSRTTSFFGTGNQVSQADMIDAVKKDVWYTVTAIEVLNTPPPKAVVAIGDSITDGYGTEYNYHTRWTDYLAERLVQNPDTKPVAVANAGIGGAGSSLSVEHFQRDVLDINGAHWVIIFVGVNDIVYGKKLSASRIIKNYTKMANLAHEQGLKVYGATIIPMGTHSEISEKEFARRQINEWIRTTAVKDGIYDDFIDFDRVARDPERPQFLLSKYAVDDLHMNKTGYKALADAVELRLFVSHEQTVPTN; encoded by the coding sequence ATGAAAAAACGTTCTTTGCTATCCATATCTATAACCTTGGTTGCGGTCATTCCTGTTATTTTTACGCTCGCCGCTTGTCTATATAAACCCAGTGATCACAAGCAGGCAAACATTTGGACAACCACATGGGCGACGGCTACGGAAGACATAAAAGAAGGTTTTTGGATGTCTAAAGGGCATTTCCCGCCCAAACCATTGCAGAATGACACGCTGCGCATGTTTATGCGCACCTCTATCGGAGGGGATAAAGTACGTATTAAATTTTCAAATGTTTTTGGTCAAAGCCCGGTAATTATTCGAACTGCTCACCTGGCAGAAGCTGTGACACCGAATGCAAGTGCTAGTAACGGTGGAATTAAAACAAACACCGATATCATGCTCACATTTTCCGGAAAGCGGGATGTTGTGATCCCCCCAGGCAGCTTTACTTACAGCGATCCGGTGGTGTTTGATTTGTCACCCCTCGAAGTGGTTTCGATCAGTATTCAATACGGCGACATCGATGAAAAACCCATAACCGGACACCGTGGCTCACGCACGACCTCATTTTTTGGAACAGGGAATCAGGTTTCACAGGCTGATATGATAGATGCGGTAAAAAAAGACGTTTGGTATACGGTAACCGCCATAGAAGTGTTAAACACCCCGCCCCCAAAAGCCGTGGTTGCCATTGGCGATTCAATTACCGATGGTTACGGCACTGAGTACAATTATCATACGCGCTGGACAGATTACCTCGCCGAACGATTGGTTCAGAACCCTGACACAAAACCCGTGGCTGTAGCAAATGCTGGTATTGGTGGCGCTGGCTCGAGTCTCTCTGTAGAACATTTTCAGCGGGATGTCCTTGACATTAACGGGGCTCACTGGGTAATTATTTTTGTGGGTGTCAATGATATTGTGTACGGTAAAAAACTTTCTGCTTCGCGAATTATTAAAAACTACACAAAAATGGCAAATCTTGCACATGAACAGGGGTTAAAGGTGTATGGAGCGACAATAATACCAATGGGAACCCACAGTGAAATCAGTGAAAAGGAATTTGCCCGTCGACAGATTAATGAATGGATCAGAACCACTGCCGTTAAGGACGGGATATACGATGATTTTATCGATTTTGACCGGGTCGCTCGTGACCCGGAGAGACCTCAATTTTTGTTGTCGAAGTATGCCGTTGATGATCTGCATATGAATAAAACTGGTTATAAGGCTCTTGCGGATGCCGTAGAACTACGCCTGTTTGTATCGCATGAGCAAACCGTTCCAACAAACTAG
- a CDS encoding site-specific recombinase XerD: protein MAAAPPKPVALYPAFSELSAIDFNEYRDLKQFLDLGESWWHTHWAWGREYLSYIGRNKSSHTFTRFRNETERFLLWIFLFKSKPMEQLRKADILEYADFCWRPPETWICTANYEKFVFRSGHYMQNPLWAPFKLQLPKKASADQALDKKKYTPSQQTLAAMFTAVIAFYKYLMTEEHLYGNPAQIAKSDCRHFIKDAQVKEVRRLSESQWHYVFTVALNLTDQDRIYERSLFVIVALKTLFLRISELSERPNWAPVMSHFWQDSDGNWWLKIFGKGRKLRDITVPDSFIDYLKRYRRFRGLSPLPSSGENQPIVEKIRGQGGMTSRQLTRIVQEIFDVAYDQMKQAEGEDNAWKLKEASSHWLRHTGASMEVERGRALKDLSEDLGHSSMATTDTIYVQTENRVRAKSGKNRTVN from the coding sequence ATGGCAGCTGCTCCTCCAAAACCCGTTGCACTTTACCCAGCGTTCTCCGAGCTTAGCGCGATCGATTTCAATGAGTATAGAGATCTCAAACAATTTCTTGATTTGGGTGAATCTTGGTGGCACACCCATTGGGCTTGGGGTCGTGAATATCTCAGTTATATCGGTAGAAACAAATCTTCACACACCTTTACGCGTTTTCGAAATGAAACAGAGCGTTTTTTATTGTGGATTTTTTTGTTCAAGTCCAAGCCCATGGAGCAGCTGCGTAAAGCGGACATACTCGAATATGCCGATTTTTGCTGGCGCCCTCCAGAGACCTGGATTTGCACTGCGAATTATGAAAAGTTTGTTTTCCGCAGCGGTCATTACATGCAGAACCCCTTGTGGGCGCCTTTTAAACTGCAATTACCCAAAAAAGCTTCAGCAGATCAAGCGTTGGATAAAAAGAAATATACACCGTCGCAACAAACCCTCGCAGCTATGTTTACCGCAGTTATTGCGTTTTACAAATATTTAATGACGGAGGAACATCTGTACGGAAATCCTGCTCAAATTGCCAAATCCGACTGCCGACACTTCATAAAAGATGCACAAGTTAAAGAAGTCCGTCGCTTGTCGGAATCACAATGGCATTACGTTTTTACGGTTGCGTTAAATTTAACAGATCAGGATAGGATTTATGAACGAAGCCTATTCGTGATTGTTGCTTTAAAAACCCTGTTTTTACGAATTTCTGAGTTGTCTGAACGTCCAAATTGGGCACCTGTCATGAGTCATTTCTGGCAGGATTCCGACGGCAATTGGTGGCTAAAAATATTTGGCAAAGGAAGGAAACTTCGTGATATCACAGTTCCCGACAGTTTTATTGACTACCTTAAAAGGTACCGGCGATTCCGAGGTTTGAGCCCCCTTCCGTCTTCCGGCGAAAACCAACCTATCGTCGAAAAAATTCGAGGTCAAGGCGGGATGACATCACGGCAGCTCACTCGAATTGTTCAGGAAATATTTGATGTGGCTTACGATCAAATGAAGCAGGCCGAGGGCGAAGACAATGCTTGGAAATTAAAGGAGGCTTCTTCCCATTGGCTGCGGCACACGGGCGCCAGTATGGAGGTTGAGCGTGGTCGAGCTTTGAAAGATCTGTCCGAAGATCTCGGTCACTCTAGCATGGCAACAACCGATACCATTTACGTGCAAACTGAAAATCGCGTTCGTGCTAAAAGCGGCAAAAACAGGACAGTTAATTAG
- a CDS encoding benzoate-CoA ligase family protein, whose translation MDVAVVGAGIAGCWTAIKLLRLGLNVALIYYEDIDRGGQLGASLLSVGAINVSPLLRDDYSNWLDELCRQQNSPCVADITRRKLPVELDQLLEFDPLKNINLGVALKSGSGRLLTGRLIKEIKRLGGRVLNKAWVTRIVSEGSLCQGLQYESEGTIGAIYSRFMVLASGGYSSLFHGAVKSGTYGSIHGRLLLAGGMLSNMEFIFKHGYGQPDLGVLTPTEELPGVEIYDEDGQHVEWLERELFEGRGTNNHFQAFMTWRKDENKKYFVDFRYRELHIKLKKIASSPLSIESSSAKNDAKPHHIFGDTAQEICQSLIDQCPQNNKIEFSNVLTGLLYGEQKYSYEVFVNVKTLVCDYYPEVRSRIRQISYFSMGGISHHKFNTSFENVFVCGEAMHDYGAFRVGGLPWALYLCAAQVISQQIEYLCRLKHPPIQPFLLERQKSFYDKSLIQEIQSGLQKHQENGLNVEQASIFIDWIKEQRLNLISGNKILDDALAYLTTAESIMRSSLARQESRGCFFREDYREENDLLHSQFTLTTYNQDTHEVNVNLVDRCNIQDTLQENHLYFGGKYMNSIGINNNASHFLVKKHLESNLGDRIAVETLDGQYSYNSLWEMINRYAQYFYQNHIDEGDRIAFLMHDRLEYVAMFLAAQQIGAIAVLLNTYSKENELIYYLGDCTPKLFISEQSLLSTHSVESIHESTGIHVLDYLEIPLDSISPLETITPISENTAGFILYTSGSTGKPKGAIHRQVSMAKSAQNFAGHVLQVKAEDRLFSTSKMFFAYGLGNSVYFPLYYGATAILESGKSTRDQISKVMLGLKPTVYFSVPAAYADVLNNGGATHEYFNDVRLCVSAGEALPVSVAKNWYENTNIEIIDGIGSTEAVHIFCVSNYVSPTGAHYGKAVPGYELEIVNEKYQSVSPNCIGELLVKGPTLAIGYWNKPEQSGTTFVNGGLITGDRYLENAQGEYVFVGRNGDTFKSSGLWVSALEIESVIRELEFVSETSVIVFQGNDSLLKAKAYIVTKHAKTFEERENIEIETRQHLRERLSKYKMPHSIEIIDELPRTSTGKVAKNILREMAQKVIPTVVPVEA comes from the coding sequence GTGGATGTTGCCGTTGTAGGCGCCGGAATTGCCGGTTGCTGGACCGCTATCAAATTGCTTCGTTTAGGATTAAACGTTGCATTAATTTATTACGAAGATATTGATAGGGGTGGCCAACTCGGTGCTTCTTTGTTATCTGTTGGAGCAATAAATGTATCCCCGCTACTGCGTGACGATTATTCCAATTGGTTAGATGAACTCTGTAGACAACAAAACAGTCCATGCGTAGCGGATATCACACGACGGAAACTACCGGTTGAGCTAGACCAGCTTCTAGAGTTCGACCCATTAAAAAATATTAATCTTGGCGTTGCGCTAAAATCTGGTTCAGGTCGATTACTTACTGGGCGATTGATAAAAGAAATCAAGCGCTTAGGAGGTCGAGTACTCAATAAAGCCTGGGTTACCCGTATTGTCTCTGAGGGAAGCCTTTGCCAGGGATTACAATACGAATCTGAAGGCACTATAGGGGCAATATATTCACGCTTCATGGTGCTTGCCTCTGGTGGTTACTCAAGTCTTTTTCATGGCGCGGTAAAATCCGGTACTTATGGCTCCATACATGGGCGTTTGCTGCTGGCCGGCGGAATGCTCAGCAATATGGAATTTATTTTTAAACATGGATACGGCCAGCCAGACCTAGGTGTTCTCACTCCCACCGAAGAGTTACCTGGCGTAGAAATTTATGACGAAGACGGCCAACACGTTGAATGGCTAGAAAGAGAGCTGTTCGAAGGCCGCGGCACAAACAATCACTTTCAGGCGTTTATGACATGGCGTAAAGATGAAAATAAAAAATATTTCGTTGATTTCCGCTATCGTGAGCTTCATATCAAGCTAAAGAAAATAGCTTCTTCTCCACTTTCAATAGAAAGTTCATCTGCGAAAAACGATGCAAAACCTCATCATATTTTCGGTGATACCGCCCAAGAAATCTGCCAGTCGTTAATAGATCAATGCCCTCAAAATAATAAAATCGAATTTTCAAATGTGTTGACCGGGCTTTTGTATGGAGAACAAAAATATTCGTACGAAGTGTTTGTAAATGTGAAAACTCTGGTTTGCGACTACTACCCTGAAGTTCGTAGCCGAATTCGACAGATTTCCTATTTTTCCATGGGCGGCATTAGTCATCACAAATTTAATACCAGCTTTGAAAATGTATTCGTTTGTGGTGAAGCCATGCATGACTACGGTGCATTTCGAGTCGGTGGGTTGCCATGGGCATTATATTTGTGTGCCGCACAGGTAATTTCACAACAAATTGAATATTTATGTAGGTTAAAGCATCCACCCATACAACCTTTCTTACTCGAGCGACAAAAATCATTTTACGATAAATCACTCATCCAAGAGATTCAGTCTGGCTTGCAAAAGCACCAGGAAAATGGTCTCAATGTAGAGCAAGCAAGCATTTTTATAGACTGGATTAAAGAACAACGTTTAAACCTAATTAGTGGAAATAAAATACTGGATGATGCGCTCGCTTACCTAACCACTGCCGAGTCCATTATGCGTTCGTCGTTGGCGAGACAGGAAAGCCGAGGTTGTTTTTTTCGGGAAGATTACAGAGAAGAAAACGATTTACTCCATAGCCAATTTACATTAACGACCTATAACCAAGATACTCATGAAGTGAACGTAAACCTCGTAGATCGTTGCAATATACAGGACACACTGCAGGAAAATCATTTATATTTTGGGGGTAAATACATGAACTCAATCGGTATAAACAATAACGCTTCACATTTTCTTGTGAAAAAACACCTGGAGTCTAACCTCGGTGATCGTATCGCTGTTGAAACTTTGGATGGTCAATACAGCTATAATTCGCTATGGGAAATGATTAATCGCTATGCGCAATATTTTTACCAAAACCATATCGATGAAGGTGACCGTATCGCTTTTTTGATGCACGATCGTTTGGAATATGTTGCGATGTTTTTGGCGGCACAGCAGATAGGAGCCATTGCGGTGCTCCTAAACACTTACAGCAAAGAAAATGAGCTTATCTACTACCTTGGTGATTGCACACCCAAACTTTTTATTTCTGAGCAAAGCTTGCTTTCTACACACTCGGTTGAATCGATCCACGAATCCACTGGAATCCATGTTCTAGACTACCTTGAAATTCCTCTCGATAGTATTTCGCCACTGGAAACGATCACTCCAATTAGTGAAAATACGGCGGGATTTATACTATATACCTCCGGAAGCACAGGCAAACCCAAGGGTGCTATTCATCGCCAAGTGAGTATGGCAAAAAGTGCTCAGAATTTTGCCGGGCATGTTTTACAGGTTAAGGCGGAAGATCGACTATTTTCCACTTCAAAGATGTTTTTCGCCTACGGTTTGGGAAACTCGGTTTACTTTCCCTTGTATTACGGCGCCACAGCAATATTGGAGAGTGGCAAATCGACGAGGGACCAAATTAGTAAAGTAATGCTCGGCTTGAAACCAACTGTATATTTCTCTGTTCCCGCAGCTTACGCAGATGTGCTAAATAATGGTGGTGCTACCCACGAATATTTTAACGATGTACGCCTCTGTGTTAGCGCTGGAGAAGCACTTCCAGTTTCTGTTGCAAAGAACTGGTATGAAAACACCAATATCGAAATTATTGACGGTATCGGGAGCACGGAAGCCGTGCATATTTTTTGCGTTTCAAACTACGTCTCCCCCACAGGGGCACATTATGGTAAAGCCGTACCAGGTTACGAGCTGGAGATTGTTAACGAAAAATACCAATCCGTTAGCCCGAATTGTATTGGTGAATTGCTTGTTAAAGGCCCTACCCTAGCGATTGGCTATTGGAACAAACCAGAACAAAGCGGTACTACTTTTGTCAACGGAGGACTAATCACTGGAGATCGCTATTTGGAAAACGCACAAGGGGAGTACGTATTTGTTGGGCGTAATGGAGATACTTTTAAATCATCTGGTTTGTGGGTTTCTGCACTTGAAATCGAGTCGGTTATTCGCGAGTTGGAATTCGTCAGCGAAACGTCAGTTATAGTATTCCAAGGAAACGACAGCCTTCTAAAGGCAAAGGCTTATATTGTGACTAAACACGCGAAAACATTTGAAGAACGCGAAAATATCGAAATCGAAACACGTCAACATTTACGTGAACGCCTCTCAAAATATAAGATGCCACATAGCATCGAAATCATTGATGAACTGCCGAGAACATCAACCGGAAAGGTCGCTAAAAATATCTTACGGGAAATGGCTCAAAAGGTTATTCCTACGGTCGTTCCAGTAGAAGCATAA